One region of Candidatus Zixiibacteriota bacterium genomic DNA includes:
- a CDS encoding ABC-F family ATP-binding cassette domain-containing protein, which yields MILVSLHGVTKGFSTGASHVLAGVDWEILAGEKIALVGRNGSGKTTLLGIVSGRLESDSGLRTLGRGVRISEMGQIPDRDLDATLFDHVRSARADLLELRARLVELTGAVARTPHDEAMQARLGTVQAELDHARAYDLEHQVESVLQGLGFGRERWDDPVGLFSGGERTRMELARQLLLPADLLLLDEPTNHLDIPATEWLEEFLIDSPQACVLVSHDRVFLERFAGRVVELVDGKLEQYDGNYGHYQTEKPRRVARRQKAYELQQAEIARIEDFIARNIAGQKTRQAQSRRHALTKLERLERPRDDTSAIRLGFEAQRRSFREVLIVSGFSRRFDERELLSDVSFVCERGDKVGVIGPNGSGKSTLLRAIVGLDDLYDGEIRLGERVELGYFDQHLETLDGTGRVIDEIWDTYPHFEAGPLRSYLARFLFTGDDVFKSVADLSGGEKNRLALAKLMLTKANFLVLDEPTNHLDVTAREVLEEAIADFAGTALVVSHDRRFLDRFTNKILYVADGTAALSLGRYSDWAAARVARLAEATKPRTEKQADSQAAAEWARRKKERAQVQKIERQRRRLEDELATRESRIVAIETQLADEDVARDWQRLAALTEERTRLYEEMEGLLTELETSPPSDESPA from the coding sequence ATGATCCTCGTCTCCCTCCATGGTGTGACCAAGGGATTCTCCACCGGCGCGTCGCATGTGCTCGCCGGTGTCGACTGGGAGATACTTGCCGGGGAGAAGATCGCGCTGGTCGGACGGAACGGTTCCGGCAAGACGACGCTCTTGGGCATCGTCAGCGGCCGTCTGGAGTCGGACTCCGGCTTGCGCACCCTTGGTCGGGGTGTACGCATCTCAGAGATGGGTCAGATACCGGATCGCGATTTGGACGCCACGTTGTTTGACCATGTCCGGTCGGCGCGCGCCGACTTGTTGGAGCTGCGGGCTCGTCTTGTGGAACTGACGGGCGCCGTCGCCCGAACACCCCACGATGAAGCGATGCAGGCCCGTCTCGGGACGGTTCAGGCCGAGCTGGATCACGCGCGCGCCTATGATCTGGAGCACCAGGTCGAATCGGTGCTGCAGGGACTCGGTTTCGGACGCGAGCGCTGGGATGACCCGGTCGGACTGTTCTCCGGCGGGGAACGGACGCGCATGGAGCTGGCGCGCCAGCTTCTCCTGCCCGCCGATCTGTTGCTGCTGGATGAGCCGACCAACCACCTGGACATTCCGGCGACCGAATGGCTCGAGGAGTTCCTGATCGATTCCCCGCAGGCATGCGTCCTCGTGTCGCACGACCGTGTTTTCCTGGAGCGCTTCGCCGGGCGCGTGGTCGAACTGGTCGACGGCAAGCTGGAGCAGTACGACGGCAACTATGGCCACTATCAAACGGAGAAGCCGCGACGGGTGGCGCGACGGCAGAAGGCCTACGAGTTGCAGCAGGCGGAAATCGCACGGATCGAGGATTTCATCGCCCGCAACATCGCCGGCCAGAAGACCCGCCAGGCCCAGTCACGCCGCCACGCGCTGACCAAGCTGGAACGGCTGGAGCGGCCACGCGACGACACCTCCGCGATCCGTCTGGGATTCGAAGCCCAGCGCCGTTCCTTTCGCGAAGTCCTCATCGTTTCCGGCTTTTCCCGACGCTTCGATGAACGGGAGCTGCTGTCGGATGTCTCTTTCGTTTGCGAGCGCGGCGACAAAGTCGGCGTCATCGGTCCGAACGGCTCGGGGAAATCGACGCTCCTACGGGCAATTGTCGGGCTCGACGACCTCTATGATGGAGAGATACGCCTGGGTGAACGTGTGGAGCTGGGGTACTTCGATCAGCACCTGGAGACCCTCGACGGCACCGGTCGGGTGATCGACGAAATCTGGGACACCTATCCGCATTTCGAGGCCGGACCGTTGCGTTCATACCTGGCGCGGTTTCTGTTCACCGGCGACGACGTCTTCAAGAGCGTCGCCGATCTCTCCGGTGGCGAGAAGAACCGACTGGCGCTCGCCAAGCTGATGCTGACGAAGGCCAATTTCCTCGTCCTCGATGAGCCGACCAACCACCTCGACGTGACGGCGCGCGAGGTGCTCGAAGAGGCGATTGCCGATTTTGCCGGAACGGCGTTGGTGGTCAGTCATGATCGCCGGTTTCTGGATCGCTTCACCAACAAGATCCTGTATGTCGCCGACGGTACGGCTGCATTGAGTCTGGGCCGCTACTCCGACTGGGCGGCGGCGCGTGTCGCCCGGCTGGCGGAGGCAACGAAGCCCCGCACGGAGAAACAGGCCGACTCACAGGCGGCTGCCGAGTGGGCCCGGCGCAAGAAAGAGCGCGCGCAGGTGCAGAAAATCGAACGGCAGCGTCGCCGTTTGGAGGACGAGTTGGCCACGCGCGAAAGCCGAATCGTCGCCATCGAGACGCAACTGGCCGATGAAGACGTCGCGCGTGATTGGCAACGTCTGGCGGCCCTCACCGAGGAGCGGACGCGCTTGTACGAGGAGATGGAAGGCTTGCTCACCGAGTTGGAAACGTCGCCGCCATCCGATGAGTCGCCAGCGTAG
- a CDS encoding BatA domain-containing protein, whose protein sequence is MNSAFLAALAAAIVPLLIHLLNRRRVKTVDFSSVMFLRDLRKTRMRRLELRRWLLLAIRTLLVAAAVLAFARPALRGNGLAAVGSRARTSAVIALDRSASMALETENGTAYERALGRVREIGGVMGDGDEAIGLPFDGDPSPVPEPATTDIAGLTRRLTSLPVGHGATDAGAATGKGLAALRGATNLNRELYLVTDLNRSGFTRTVVPPPEPGQKSPPTIFVVDVAEPGGFDLGVSGIELASQLLDPGSPLALIATIANHTDRSVDRLLVSLFIDGRRVAQQDAALGAGQSATVAFTAAVPAAGVHTGFVEISADDNPLNDRRYFAVTIPDRIRVLLASDYPSGRVAASLALVPRPLEQTRLALDAIDTGELPRRNLFDYDAILITEWRRPDRLSVDQLLRYVRAGGGVFIAPSIDADTTSWNSLIAGPLFGLRLGPNPEPPSADHYFVWERFDWAHPIWTVYGDVPRDRIPEIRWFSVFRTEGQPGGNAIVDFSGGRPSISETKLESGKCLVSWAPINAPFTDLPLRSIFVPLAHRLVEYLAADVSERRSDFLVGERVTCEPAPTPATNAVWELVRPDGSVVRPGVEQIAARTRITYDGCELPGVYTVVAGDHRIDAFAVNVDPDEMVATPISHEELSRRLAGYQVVFVAPGEPLGEVVTRTRYGTEIRPAFLWIVAALFFLEMWVARTRRRDLPQAEHAPAGTDALHPHPAG, encoded by the coding sequence TTGAATTCGGCATTTCTGGCGGCTCTGGCGGCGGCGATCGTGCCGCTGCTGATCCATCTGCTCAACCGGCGCCGGGTCAAGACGGTGGATTTCTCCTCCGTGATGTTCCTGCGCGACCTGCGCAAGACACGCATGCGACGGCTCGAGCTGCGTCGCTGGCTGTTGTTGGCCATTCGTACGCTGTTGGTGGCGGCGGCCGTGCTGGCGTTCGCCAGGCCGGCGCTGCGCGGCAATGGACTGGCCGCTGTCGGGTCCCGCGCCCGGACCAGCGCCGTCATCGCCCTGGACCGATCCGCATCAATGGCACTCGAGACCGAGAACGGCACCGCCTACGAGCGCGCCCTCGGACGCGTGCGGGAGATCGGCGGCGTGATGGGTGATGGGGATGAAGCGATCGGCCTCCCGTTTGACGGTGATCCCTCGCCGGTGCCGGAGCCGGCCACAACCGACATTGCCGGCCTGACCAGGCGACTGACGTCACTGCCGGTCGGGCACGGCGCCACCGATGCCGGCGCGGCCACCGGCAAAGGACTGGCGGCGCTGCGCGGCGCCACGAACCTCAACCGTGAGTTGTACCTCGTTACCGATCTCAACCGCAGCGGCTTCACACGTACCGTCGTGCCGCCCCCGGAACCGGGACAGAAAAGTCCGCCGACAATCTTCGTTGTCGACGTGGCCGAGCCGGGCGGTTTTGACCTCGGTGTGAGCGGGATTGAGTTGGCCAGCCAGCTTCTGGATCCCGGCTCCCCGCTGGCGTTGATTGCAACGATCGCGAATCACACCGATCGTTCGGTCGATCGCTTGTTGGTCAGTCTGTTCATCGATGGACGGCGCGTCGCGCAGCAGGATGCCGCCTTGGGTGCCGGGCAGTCGGCGACCGTAGCCTTTACCGCCGCCGTTCCCGCCGCGGGAGTGCATACGGGGTTCGTGGAAATCTCCGCCGACGACAATCCTCTGAACGACCGGCGCTATTTCGCCGTCACCATACCCGATCGCATTCGCGTGCTGTTGGCGTCCGACTATCCGTCGGGTCGCGTGGCCGCGTCATTGGCGCTGGTGCCGCGCCCATTGGAACAGACGCGGCTCGCCCTGGACGCCATCGACACCGGCGAGTTGCCGCGACGCAACCTCTTCGACTATGACGCCATCCTGATCACGGAGTGGCGCCGCCCCGATCGCCTGTCCGTGGATCAACTGCTGCGCTATGTGCGTGCCGGTGGCGGCGTGTTCATCGCGCCGTCGATCGACGCCGATACCACGTCGTGGAATTCCCTCATCGCCGGGCCGCTCTTTGGGCTGCGTCTCGGACCCAATCCCGAGCCGCCCTCCGCTGATCACTACTTCGTGTGGGAACGTTTCGATTGGGCGCACCCGATCTGGACGGTCTATGGCGACGTCCCCCGCGACCGGATTCCGGAGATTCGCTGGTTCTCGGTCTTCCGCACCGAGGGACAGCCGGGCGGCAACGCGATCGTGGACTTCTCCGGCGGTCGTCCGTCGATCTCGGAAACGAAACTGGAGTCGGGAAAGTGCCTCGTTTCCTGGGCGCCGATCAATGCTCCGTTCACCGATTTGCCGTTGCGTTCCATCTTCGTACCGTTGGCCCACCGACTGGTCGAGTATCTGGCGGCCGACGTAAGCGAGCGTCGCAGCGATTTTCTCGTCGGCGAGCGGGTCACCTGCGAGCCCGCGCCGACGCCGGCGACGAACGCGGTCTGGGAATTGGTGCGGCCGGATGGATCGGTGGTTCGTCCCGGAGTTGAGCAGATCGCCGCCCGGACGCGAATCACCTATGACGGCTGCGAACTACCGGGGGTGTACACGGTCGTCGCCGGCGATCACCGCATCGATGCCTTCGCCGTCAACGTTGATCCCGACGAGATGGTCGCCACGCCGATCAGCCATGAGGAATTGAGCCGTCGCCTCGCCGGGTATCAGGTCGTGTTCGTGGCGCCGGGCGAACCGCTGGGCGAAGTTGTGACCCGCACCCGGTACGGCACGGAGATTCGCCCGGCGTTCCTGTGGATCGTGGCGGCGTTGTTCTTCCTGGAGATGTGGGTGGCGCGGACACGGCGGCGCGATCTGCCACAGGCGGAGCATGCGCCTGCCGGCACCGACGCGTTGCACCCCCATCCCGCCGGGTGA
- a CDS encoding replication-associated recombination protein A — protein sequence MVAPDADPHEPLPARLRPRTLDEFVGQTHLLGPGKPLRRAIESDHIGAMIFWGPPGSGKTTLARIIAKVTRSDYIHFSAVLSGVKEVRAAIERAEKRKAFDGGRTILFVDEIHRFNRAQQDAFLPHVESGVLILIGATTENPSFEVNAALLSRLTVHVLQPLSNDELVTVLRTALTDVERGLGSQQLEAADDVLTLMAALSNGDARRALTLLEVAAADLQRKGERIITADLIRDIVQRKTELYDKSGEEHYNLISALHKSLRGSDPDAALYWLYRMLEGGEDPLYLARRLVRFAAEDVGLADPRALTVALAAKDAYHFLGTPEGEIALAEAVLYLAIAPKSNAVYKAELAVRATINENPSLPVPLWIRNAVTRLMRDEGYARGYMYPHDYDDALVDQEYMPEGLIGRRFYHPTDRGWEERVRERLEQIARVRPGRKADKK from the coding sequence ATGGTAGCCCCCGATGCCGATCCCCACGAACCCCTCCCCGCCCGTTTGCGGCCGCGGACGTTGGATGAGTTTGTCGGGCAGACGCATCTTTTGGGTCCCGGCAAGCCGCTGCGGCGGGCGATAGAATCGGATCATATCGGCGCGATGATCTTCTGGGGGCCGCCCGGCTCCGGGAAGACGACATTGGCGCGGATCATCGCCAAGGTCACGCGCTCCGACTACATTCACTTCTCGGCGGTTCTCTCCGGCGTCAAGGAAGTACGCGCCGCCATCGAACGCGCCGAGAAGCGCAAGGCATTCGATGGCGGCCGGACGATCCTGTTCGTCGATGAGATTCACCGCTTCAACCGGGCGCAGCAGGATGCCTTCCTGCCCCATGTCGAATCGGGTGTGCTGATCCTGATCGGCGCGACGACCGAGAATCCGTCGTTTGAAGTCAACGCGGCGTTGCTCTCGCGCCTGACCGTGCATGTCCTGCAGCCGTTGTCCAATGACGAGTTGGTGACGGTCCTGCGTACGGCGCTGACCGATGTCGAGCGCGGCTTGGGATCGCAGCAATTGGAAGCGGCCGATGATGTGCTCACGCTGATGGCGGCATTGTCCAACGGCGATGCGCGACGGGCATTGACGCTTCTGGAAGTCGCCGCCGCCGATCTGCAACGCAAGGGGGAGCGGATCATCACCGCCGATCTGATCCGTGACATCGTCCAGCGCAAGACCGAGCTCTACGACAAGTCGGGCGAAGAGCACTACAACCTCATCTCGGCGCTGCACAAATCGCTGCGCGGCTCCGATCCCGATGCGGCGTTGTACTGGCTCTATCGCATGCTCGAAGGGGGAGAAGATCCGCTGTACCTGGCCCGACGCCTGGTACGCTTTGCCGCAGAAGATGTCGGTTTGGCTGATCCGCGGGCTTTGACAGTCGCCTTGGCGGCCAAGGATGCCTACCACTTCCTTGGCACGCCCGAAGGTGAGATCGCCCTCGCCGAGGCGGTGCTCTATCTGGCCATCGCGCCCAAGTCCAATGCCGTCTACAAGGCCGAGCTGGCGGTGCGCGCCACGATCAACGAGAATCCGTCGCTGCCGGTGCCGTTGTGGATTCGCAATGCCGTCACCCGGCTGATGCGCGATGAAGGGTACGCGCGGGGCTACATGTACCCGCACGACTATGATGACGCGCTGGTTGATCAGGAATACATGCCGGAGGGGTTGATCGGGAGACGGTTCTATCATCCGACCGACCGTGGCTGGGAGGAGCGGGTCAGGGAGCGATTGGAACAGATCGCCCGTGTGCGGCCGGGCCGAAAAGCAGACAAGAAATAG
- a CDS encoding deoxyribonuclease IV: protein MIGAHMSIAGGVFNAILEGEAVGCRCVQLFVKSSNQWHAKPLTTEEIEKFQAERQRTGIGPAVAHSSYLINVASPDTVLYERSRDALLEEYRRCVQLGIEHLVFHPGSHVGSGTEAGIERIAAAMDWILTKAPDGSTKLLLETTAGTGAHIGATFEELKAILDRLYDTDRAAVCLDTCHVFAAGYDIRTEATYADTMAQFDRVLGLPRLKAIHFNDSKYDFGTHKDRHEHLGKGFIGAEAFGFFLRDVRLADVPKILETPKDDAGKYDRMNLALLRRLAAA from the coding sequence TTGATCGGTGCGCACATGTCGATCGCCGGGGGCGTGTTCAATGCCATCCTGGAGGGCGAAGCTGTCGGGTGCCGCTGCGTGCAGCTCTTTGTGAAATCGTCGAACCAGTGGCACGCCAAACCGCTGACGACGGAAGAGATCGAGAAGTTCCAGGCAGAACGGCAACGGACCGGAATTGGCCCGGCGGTCGCGCACTCGTCGTACCTGATCAACGTGGCTTCGCCCGACACGGTCCTCTATGAGCGTTCGCGCGACGCGCTTCTGGAGGAATACCGGCGCTGCGTGCAACTTGGCATCGAGCATCTCGTGTTCCACCCCGGGTCGCATGTCGGCTCCGGGACTGAGGCGGGAATCGAACGCATCGCCGCCGCCATGGATTGGATCCTGACCAAAGCCCCCGACGGGTCCACGAAGCTGCTTCTGGAGACCACCGCCGGGACCGGGGCGCACATCGGTGCCACGTTCGAAGAACTGAAAGCAATCTTGGACCGGCTCTACGACACCGACCGCGCCGCCGTGTGCCTGGACACATGCCACGTCTTCGCGGCCGGATACGACATCCGCACCGAAGCGACCTACGCCGATACGATGGCGCAGTTTGATCGTGTCCTCGGATTGCCGCGTCTGAAAGCCATTCATTTCAACGATTCCAAGTACGATTTCGGAACACACAAGGATCGCCACGAGCATCTGGGGAAGGGATTCATCGGGGCGGAGGCGTTCGGCTTCTTCCTGCGCGATGTGCGGCTGGCGGATGTTCCCAAGATTCTGGAGACGCCGAAGGATGACGCGGGGAAATACGATCGGATGAATCTGGCGCTGCTGCGCCGTCTGGCCGCGGCGTGA
- a CDS encoding MoxR family ATPase: MPSDDLQAVEQLKAAHQTLKSEIAKVIVGQTEVVDQLLIALLSNGHCLLVGVPGLAKTLLVSTVARVLDLKFSRIQFTPDLMPSDITGTEILEEDHTTGKRMFRFVKGPVFANIVLADEINRTPPKTQAALLQAMQEHEVTAGGETFRLDEPFFVLATQNPIEQEGTYPLPEAQLDRFMFNIYVDYPGENEEHRIVATTTSAAVADLQQVMDAGRIKSLQQLVRRVPVADHVINYAVALARATRPKENSPLPYIKDWVSWGAGPRASQYLVLGAKCRAILGGRPTPSVDDIRAVARPVLRHRIVTSFNAEADGVGTIDIVEKLLGDVKAKGD, from the coding sequence ATGCCATCCGATGACCTACAAGCCGTCGAACAGTTGAAGGCGGCACACCAGACGCTCAAGTCCGAGATCGCCAAAGTGATCGTTGGTCAGACCGAAGTGGTTGACCAACTGCTGATTGCCCTGTTATCCAATGGCCATTGCCTGTTGGTCGGAGTTCCCGGGCTGGCCAAGACGCTGTTGGTGTCGACCGTGGCGCGGGTGCTCGATCTGAAGTTCTCGCGCATTCAATTCACGCCCGATCTGATGCCGTCCGACATCACCGGGACCGAGATTCTCGAGGAGGACCACACCACCGGGAAGCGAATGTTCCGCTTCGTCAAGGGGCCGGTCTTCGCCAACATCGTCCTGGCCGATGAGATCAACCGCACCCCGCCCAAGACACAGGCGGCGCTGCTCCAGGCGATGCAGGAGCATGAAGTGACCGCCGGGGGCGAGACCTTCCGTCTCGATGAGCCGTTCTTCGTGCTCGCCACGCAGAACCCGATCGAACAGGAGGGAACCTATCCGCTGCCCGAGGCGCAGTTGGACCGCTTCATGTTCAACATCTACGTCGACTATCCCGGCGAGAACGAAGAACACCGTATCGTGGCGACCACAACGTCCGCCGCGGTCGCCGACCTCCAACAGGTGATGGACGCGGGGCGGATCAAGTCGCTCCAGCAGTTGGTGCGGCGCGTGCCGGTCGCCGACCATGTGATCAACTATGCCGTGGCGCTGGCGCGCGCGACCCGTCCCAAGGAGAATTCGCCGTTGCCGTACATCAAGGACTGGGTTTCGTGGGGCGCGGGACCGCGGGCGTCGCAGTATCTCGTGTTGGGCGCCAAGTGCCGGGCGATTCTCGGTGGCCGCCCGACCCCTTCAGTCGACGACATCCGCGCCGTGGCACGCCCCGTGCTGCGCCACCGCATCGTCACCTCGTTCAACGCCGAAGCCGACGGCGTGGGGACGATCGACATCGTCGAGAAGCTGCTGGGTGATGTGAAGGCGAAGGGGGATTGA
- a CDS encoding DUF58 domain-containing protein: MTPATDYRTFLNPEVVSRLKSLEMKARLVVEGFITGLHKSPYHGFSVEFAEHRQYMPGDPIRNIDWKVFAKSDRYFVKEFEEETNLKAYILLDASRSMSYTSGKLSKFTYASQLGAALAFLMLKQRDAVGLVAFDERVRTYIPPKSAPVHLHALLSTLAATEPAATTDAGVALHEMAERIKRRGLIIILSDLFDDPTTVLAGLKHFRHRKHEVLVFHILDPAERQFDFPAEAVFRDMETGEEISTLPWQIRAEYQRTVGAHIDRFRRECRDAFVDYVPVDTAVPYDYALFSYLSKRQRLY, encoded by the coding sequence ATGACCCCCGCCACCGACTACCGCACGTTTCTCAATCCCGAGGTTGTCTCCCGGCTGAAGTCGCTGGAGATGAAGGCCCGGCTGGTGGTCGAGGGGTTCATCACCGGTCTGCACAAGTCGCCGTACCATGGGTTTTCGGTTGAGTTCGCCGAGCACCGGCAGTACATGCCCGGCGATCCGATCCGCAACATCGACTGGAAGGTCTTCGCCAAGTCCGACCGGTATTTCGTCAAGGAGTTCGAGGAGGAGACCAATCTCAAGGCATACATTCTCCTCGATGCCTCCCGATCGATGTCGTACACGTCGGGGAAGCTCAGCAAGTTCACCTATGCCTCCCAATTGGGGGCGGCATTGGCGTTCCTGATGCTCAAGCAGCGCGATGCGGTGGGACTGGTGGCGTTCGATGAGCGTGTGCGCACATACATCCCGCCGAAATCGGCGCCGGTGCATTTGCATGCGCTGTTGTCGACGCTGGCGGCGACCGAGCCGGCCGCCACGACGGACGCCGGAGTCGCGCTGCATGAGATGGCCGAGAGGATCAAGCGGCGGGGATTGATCATCATTCTCTCTGATCTGTTTGATGATCCAACGACCGTCCTGGCGGGACTGAAGCACTTCCGGCATCGCAAGCACGAGGTGCTGGTCTTTCACATTCTCGATCCGGCGGAACGGCAGTTCGATTTTCCCGCCGAGGCGGTCTTTCGCGACATGGAGACCGGCGAGGAGATTTCCACGCTCCCCTGGCAGATTCGGGCGGAGTATCAGCGCACGGTCGGCGCGCACATCGACCGGTTTCGTCGCGAGTGCCGCGATGCCTTTGTCGATTATGTGCCGGTCGACACGGCGGTGCCGTATGACTACGCGTTGTTCTCGTACCTGTCCAAGCGCCAGCGGTTATACTGA
- a CDS encoding tetratricopeptide repeat protein, producing the protein MPALCATPSAAQTSTAEGISRLQVRIAVLEILTADTTESALVDSLTADVSYDRETTLRVGNFVLYLTVSPQDAGHCRMQYTLFVPGPLPDNRSEDVTVEYDAPVLVDAIRGKGKSTYRAMIFPHRVVIPPSSAPPLDDTTARVVMPAPDYYFYLPPGEIPQLHFLPLRDALVGEFEHVRDTFAFTAPGRVHFYLVESSTEDFPLDPRWRYGVDPARNRIAALYDKRASGVDVSAMLLLNLYRWWGYAPELLAVGVAGFATFADHDVLADRARHTAIPLDSIVRTLDFKRCDPRVAAHQAASFVRWLIHEYGRERFRDLYDRSTDLSLRRAAWAVYGKTLGELEAQWLAYLGQRRFTRDEIDFFAERARYYRRYEEYVSLLREAVAADSTLDAGLVTNLGLAQAHIGRWADAASAFAGLIRSYPDTAAYHWLSAEALWAQGNTVGCVGELTALQRLSPDDPRPWLRLGDMQYEVRRRDSAAVLWGRAFDHVRGTRTAIELLLRLGRYQDGQPGGSDSAAQLFSRALRMATEGISVDPNAADGWILGGEALLGVDSLNAAITYFRTADYLSDAAIDYGRIHLGLGACHDRAGRRREAVAEYESVIGGPSAAPDRRWAKYYINKPYRY; encoded by the coding sequence GTGCCAGCTCTCTGCGCGACTCCATCGGCGGCACAGACGTCCACGGCCGAGGGCATATCCCGGCTGCAAGTCCGCATCGCGGTCCTGGAGATCCTGACCGCCGATACGACGGAATCGGCGCTTGTCGACTCGCTGACGGCGGATGTCTCCTATGATCGTGAAACGACGTTGCGCGTAGGGAACTTCGTTCTCTACCTGACTGTCTCGCCGCAGGATGCCGGGCACTGTCGGATGCAGTACACGTTGTTTGTTCCCGGGCCTCTCCCCGACAACCGCTCCGAAGACGTGACGGTCGAGTACGACGCGCCGGTGCTGGTCGATGCAATTCGCGGCAAGGGGAAATCGACCTACCGGGCGATGATCTTCCCGCACCGCGTCGTCATCCCGCCGTCTTCGGCGCCGCCGCTGGACGATACCACGGCCCGTGTGGTCATGCCGGCGCCGGACTACTACTTCTATCTGCCCCCGGGAGAGATTCCGCAACTGCACTTTCTTCCCCTGCGCGATGCCCTGGTCGGGGAATTCGAGCACGTCCGGGACACATTTGCCTTCACCGCACCGGGACGGGTCCACTTCTATCTCGTCGAGTCGTCGACCGAGGACTTTCCGCTCGACCCACGCTGGCGATATGGCGTCGATCCTGCCCGCAACCGGATCGCGGCGCTCTATGACAAGCGCGCCTCCGGTGTCGATGTCTCGGCGATGCTCCTGCTCAATTTGTACCGCTGGTGGGGATACGCGCCCGAGCTCCTTGCCGTCGGCGTGGCCGGCTTCGCGACATTCGCGGATCACGACGTGCTGGCGGACCGTGCCCGCCACACGGCGATCCCCTTGGATTCCATCGTGCGGACACTGGATTTCAAGCGATGCGACCCACGTGTGGCGGCGCATCAGGCCGCGTCGTTCGTCCGCTGGCTGATCCATGAGTACGGGCGCGAGCGGTTCCGCGATCTGTATGATCGGTCGACCGACTTGTCCTTGCGCCGCGCCGCGTGGGCCGTCTACGGCAAGACTTTGGGTGAACTCGAAGCGCAGTGGCTGGCGTACCTGGGACAGCGCCGTTTCACGCGTGATGAGATCGACTTCTTCGCGGAGCGCGCCCGGTACTATCGGCGTTACGAGGAGTATGTCTCCCTGCTGCGGGAGGCGGTTGCCGCCGACAGCACTTTGGACGCGGGATTGGTGACCAACCTCGGACTGGCCCAGGCCCATATCGGGCGCTGGGCCGATGCGGCCTCCGCTTTTGCCGGTCTGATCCGCTCGTATCCCGACACGGCCGCGTATCATTGGCTGTCGGCGGAGGCGCTCTGGGCGCAGGGAAACACGGTGGGGTGCGTCGGGGAACTGACAGCGTTGCAACGCCTGTCTCCGGATGATCCCCGTCCCTGGTTGCGCCTCGGCGACATGCAGTACGAGGTGCGGCGGCGAGACTCCGCCGCGGTCCTGTGGGGACGGGCGTTCGATCACGTGCGGGGGACGCGGACGGCCATCGAGTTGTTGCTGCGACTGGGGCGATACCAAGATGGACAACCGGGAGGAAGCGACTCGGCGGCGCAGTTGTTTTCCCGCGCTCTGCGCATGGCCACGGAAGGGATCTCCGTCGATCCCAACGCCGCGGACGGCTGGATTCTGGGCGGCGAGGCATTGCTGGGTGTGGATTCGCTGAACGCCGCGATCACGTATTTTCGCACGGCGGACTACCTGTCAGACGCGGCAATTGACTACGGACGGATCCACCTGGGTCTGGGCGCATGCCATGACCGCGCGGGACGACGACGCGAAGCGGTGGCCGAGTACGAAAGCGTGATCGGAGGTCCGTCGGCCGCGCCCGATCGTCGATGGGCGAAGTACTATATCAACAAACCGTATCGGTACTGA
- a CDS encoding polymer-forming cytoskeletal protein gives MAMFKSKDDDDAMFDGGTDRMNTIIGKDTTISGTIEVTGTLRVDGVLKGDVNVSDTIAVGPTGTVEANVKTKNAVVSGAVKGNIHATERVELQAKANITGDLVTKSLVIEQGALFHGNCNMKQAAAGPTPSMAVAQSRAEVPRPEGLRLSIPTKAPVETVEKTR, from the coding sequence ATGGCCATGTTCAAGTCGAAGGATGACGACGACGCCATGTTCGACGGAGGGACGGACCGTATGAACACGATTATCGGCAAGGACACAACGATCTCCGGCACGATCGAAGTGACCGGTACCCTTCGCGTGGATGGAGTCCTCAAGGGGGACGTGAATGTCTCCGACACGATCGCGGTCGGTCCGACCGGGACCGTCGAAGCGAACGTCAAGACCAAGAATGCCGTCGTCTCCGGCGCGGTCAAAGGGAACATCCACGCCACCGAGCGTGTCGAGCTGCAGGCCAAAGCCAACATCACCGGCGATCTGGTGACCAAGTCACTGGTGATCGAGCAGGGAGCGTTGTTCCACGGCAACTGCAACATGAAGCAGGCGGCCGCGGGTCCAACGCCGTCTATGGCTGTCGCGCAATCACGGGCCGAGGTGCCACGCCCGGAAGGGTTGCGTCTCTCCATCCCAACTAAAGCTCCCGTCGAGACGGTCGAAAAAACACGATAA